Proteins encoded in a region of the Enterococcus gilvus ATCC BAA-350 genome:
- a CDS encoding zinc-binding alcohol dehydrogenase family protein — protein MISRVIGFEKGFPLSNGNHFETYEVMLPKLNRFDLVVKNLAVSINPVDTKLRQTGKGTPQPHVLGFDSVGIVTQVGSEVSAIEIGDRVVFAGTTKRFGSYSESQVVDSRIVAKLPNGFSTDEAAAMPLTFLTAYELLFEKMKLVPEENQNNGAILIINGAGGVGSMATQLAKWAGLTVITTASRKESKEWSEKMGADHVIDHHKDLTKQLKKINYNSLPYIMILHSTDRYFDEMSDLLEPFGHLGSIVESSKDLNIAKLKNKSGSFDWEYMFAKTDYDYNIASQGEILALMIHLLQEKKIKSTLTKIIPGFSPDVFYQAHQFVEENNMIGKLVVHY, from the coding sequence ATGATTTCTCGTGTCATCGGGTTCGAAAAAGGGTTCCCCCTTTCGAACGGAAACCATTTTGAAACATACGAAGTAATGCTTCCTAAATTAAATAGATTTGACCTTGTCGTAAAGAATCTGGCGGTCTCCATCAATCCAGTAGATACAAAGCTCAGACAAACTGGAAAAGGCACGCCACAGCCTCACGTGTTAGGTTTTGATAGCGTTGGCATTGTGACTCAGGTCGGCAGCGAAGTTTCCGCTATCGAGATTGGTGATCGCGTGGTATTCGCAGGCACAACAAAACGATTCGGCAGCTACAGCGAAAGCCAGGTGGTCGATTCAAGAATCGTTGCGAAATTACCAAACGGCTTTTCAACGGACGAAGCTGCCGCGATGCCTTTGACCTTTTTGACGGCGTACGAACTGCTTTTCGAAAAAATGAAGTTGGTCCCCGAAGAAAACCAAAACAACGGTGCCATTCTCATCATCAATGGCGCGGGTGGTGTTGGCTCAATGGCGACCCAATTAGCGAAATGGGCTGGATTGACAGTGATCACTACTGCCTCACGTAAAGAGAGTAAAGAGTGGTCCGAAAAAATGGGGGCTGATCATGTTATCGACCATCATAAGGATTTAACAAAGCAATTAAAAAAAATCAACTACAATTCTTTGCCTTATATCATGATTCTTCATTCTACAGACCGTTATTTTGATGAGATGAGTGACCTGCTTGAACCCTTCGGACACTTAGGCTCCATCGTAGAATCCAGTAAGGATCTGAATATTGCTAAGTTAAAAAATAAATCCGGCAGCTTTGATTGGGAGTACATGTTCGCTAAGACAGATTACGACTACAACATTGCTTCTCAAGGTGAAATTTTAGCATTGATGATTCACCTGCTTCAAGAGAAAAAAATCAAAAGCACGTTGACCAAAATTATCCCAGGATTCTCACCAGATGTTTTTTATCAAGCGCATCAATTTGTTGAAGAAAACAATATGATCGGCAAACTTGTCGTACATTACTAA
- a CDS encoding lysylphosphatidylglycerol synthase transmembrane domain-containing protein, giving the protein MNVPINRKLILNILLFVVMIGIIIFVIRDSLSDIFTELGKTSLPVLIGVTGLGIVSQIIEGYTIKNIAGEFNPDFTIRDGFFAPAYSTFYRVITFGTGSIVAEVIYYHKKDLKYSEGTGSSALRMITYKMALIVWGVFFLIVKSDAIQDVIANGIFWVLAGMLVTLLIMAILLLLSLNINAQVVLVLICNRIFKRQKLRDIVDKVNNQVYSLRGAIQTFIRDRKAVIRVFFSNMAKLAAWYFLPYFILVQDYPDIDIWLTVALISFTVILGGILPAPGGIGGIEFVYVLLFRNVVGRVDAVSSLLLYRYATYLLPFLIGMVYVLFNKQKEINHEIKEAKKEVND; this is encoded by the coding sequence ATGAACGTACCAATCAATCGTAAATTGATTTTAAATATCCTATTGTTTGTTGTGATGATCGGCATTATCATTTTTGTGATCCGTGATTCCTTAAGCGATATTTTTACTGAACTTGGAAAGACATCCTTGCCGGTACTTATCGGTGTAACAGGTCTAGGGATCGTCAGTCAGATCATTGAAGGCTACACAATCAAAAACATTGCTGGAGAATTCAATCCAGACTTTACCATCCGTGATGGGTTCTTTGCTCCCGCCTATTCGACGTTTTATCGTGTCATTACGTTTGGTACAGGTTCGATCGTCGCGGAGGTAATTTATTACCACAAAAAAGACTTGAAATATTCAGAAGGCACAGGGAGCAGTGCCTTACGCATGATCACTTATAAAATGGCATTGATCGTGTGGGGCGTCTTCTTTTTGATCGTTAAAAGCGATGCGATTCAAGATGTTATTGCAAACGGCATCTTTTGGGTATTAGCGGGTATGCTGGTCACGTTACTGATTATGGCTATTTTGTTACTTTTAAGCTTGAATATCAACGCGCAAGTCGTATTGGTGCTGATTTGTAATCGCATATTTAAACGGCAAAAGCTTCGCGACATTGTTGATAAGGTGAACAATCAGGTCTATTCGTTAAGAGGCGCGATCCAAACATTTATTCGTGATCGAAAAGCAGTGATTCGTGTTTTTTTCTCAAACATGGCAAAGTTGGCAGCATGGTATTTTCTGCCTTACTTTATTCTAGTTCAGGATTATCCGGATATTGATATTTGGTTAACTGTGGCGCTGATCAGCTTTACGGTGATACTCGGGGGGATCTTACCCGCTCCGGGAGGGATCGGAGGCATTGAATTTGTCTATGTGTTATTATTCAGAAATGTCGTAGGCAGAGTAGATGCTGTATCTTCATTGTTGCTGTACCGGTATGCCACCTATTTGCTGCCATTTCTGATCGGAATGGTTTATGTACTGTTTAATAAGCAAAAAGAAATTAATCATGAAATAAAAGAAGCAAAAAAAGAAGTGAACGATTGA
- the pepT gene encoding peptidase T: MYENLLPRFLDYVKTETRSDATSTTTPSTQTQVAFAKELMKELEEIGMKDVAYNENNGYVIATLPSNLDKEARTIGFISHMDTADFNAEGVNPQIIEKYDGESTIKLDAEGKYTLNVKDFPNLKNYKDQTLITTDGSTLLGSDDKSGIAEIMTAMEYLIAHPEIKHGEVRVGFGPDEEIGIGADKFDVKQFNTDFAYTMDGGPIGELQYETFSAAQAEITMHGKNVHPGTAKNTMINALQMAIDFHNQLPESDRPEKTDGREGFFHLLALDGNVEEAKMTYIIRDHDHDKFEERKQMITDIQSKMNSQFDQERVEINMYDQYYNMGEIIKKDMSIIDLAKQAMEEVDVKPVIEPIRGGTDGSKISFLGIPTPNIFAGAENMHGRYEFVSLQTMEKAVDVIVKIIENNAK, from the coding sequence AATTAGAAGAAATCGGCATGAAGGATGTTGCTTATAATGAAAATAACGGCTATGTGATTGCTACTTTGCCAAGCAATCTTGACAAAGAAGCGCGGACGATCGGCTTTATTTCTCACATGGATACCGCTGACTTTAATGCAGAAGGCGTCAATCCTCAAATCATTGAGAAGTATGATGGCGAATCAACGATCAAACTTGATGCTGAAGGCAAATATACATTGAACGTAAAAGATTTTCCTAATTTAAAAAATTACAAGGATCAAACCTTGATCACAACGGACGGATCGACGTTGCTTGGCTCTGACGACAAATCTGGGATCGCTGAAATTATGACAGCAATGGAATATTTGATCGCTCATCCTGAGATCAAACACGGTGAAGTTCGTGTTGGTTTTGGTCCGGATGAAGAAATCGGTATCGGTGCGGATAAATTTGATGTAAAACAATTCAATACGGACTTTGCTTACACGATGGATGGCGGGCCAATTGGCGAATTGCAATATGAAACCTTTAGTGCGGCTCAAGCAGAGATCACGATGCACGGCAAAAACGTGCACCCAGGAACAGCGAAAAATACCATGATCAACGCGTTGCAAATGGCGATTGATTTCCATAATCAATTACCAGAGAGTGATCGTCCTGAAAAAACAGATGGACGTGAAGGGTTCTTCCATCTATTAGCATTAGATGGTAATGTGGAAGAAGCGAAAATGACCTACATCATTCGCGACCACGACCATGATAAATTTGAAGAACGCAAACAAATGATTACGGACATCCAATCAAAAATGAACAGCCAATTTGATCAAGAACGTGTGGAAATCAACATGTACGATCAATACTACAATATGGGTGAAATCATCAAGAAAGACATGAGCATCATTGATCTAGCAAAGCAGGCGATGGAGGAAGTAGATGTAAAACCTGTCATTGAACCTATCCGCGGAGGAACAGACGGTTCGAAGATTTCTTTCCTAGGAATTCCTACACCAAACATCTTTGCCGGAGCAGAAAACATGCACGGGCGCTATGAATTTGTTTCATTACAAACAATGGAAAAAGCGGTCGATGTGATTGTGAAGATTATTGAGAATAACGCAAAATAA